One genomic window of Ictalurus punctatus breed USDA103 unplaced genomic scaffold, Coco_2.0 Super-Scaffold_100068, whole genome shotgun sequence includes the following:
- the LOC108264258 gene encoding uncharacterized protein LOC108264258 isoform X2 has protein sequence MAVCRNSDADIVSIPDIVDEIRFLNKASGSNTEVPRVRFENPVLGLSNLVDKIAAPEFKNSAAVSTELGIPTNSGKAKRKTVAQVHSAGVATSKRKRSRSPPRSTDESAVNEPSAIDSCLNWKQELLDSWDACVFTPVPGDDLPSNQEAFGREATDVIDNNRDSAEVIRTGFKAVEDRIAGFEKTFASITERLDIIEKNQRLYNQSLVETLQKHTITHKEIIANQKRLIGDIRRVDHNQHLTAELLKQFVQLVKNKKLG, from the exons ATGGCTGTCTGTCGcaaca GTGATGCTGACATTGTGTCTATCCCGGACATCGTAGACGAAATCAGGTTTCTGAACAAGGCAAGCG ggTCGAACACAGAAGTCCCGCGAGTCAGGTTTGAAAACCCCGTGCTGG gCTTGTCAAATCTTGTAGACAAGATCGCTGCACCCGAGTTCAAAAATAGTGCTGCGGTCTCCACTGAACTCGGTATACCAACGAACTCTGGAAAAGCCAAGCGTAAAACAGTCGCTCAGGTCCACAGCGCGGGTGTCGCTACGTCTAAACGTAAACGATCAAGATCTCCCCCACGATCGACAGACG agTCAGCTGTGAATGAACCAAGCGCTATAGACTCGTGTTTGAACTGGAAGCAGGAGCTGTTAGATTCATGGGACGCATGTGTATTTACCCCGGTTCCCGGAGACGATCTGCCTTCAAACCAAGAAGCATTTGGTCGCGAGGCTACTGATGTTATAGACAATAACAGAGACTCGGCGGAGGTGATACGAACCGGGTTCAAGGCCGTCGAGGACCGTATTGCTGGTTTTGAAAAGACTTTTGCTAGCATCACCGAGCGTCTGGACATTATAGAGAAGAATCAGCGTCTTTATAATCAAAGTCTTGTGGAAACTTTACAAAAACATACCATCACACATAAAGAAATCATAGCAAACCAGAAGCGTCTTATTGGGGACATTCGTCGCGTTGATCACAATCAACACCTGACGGCGGAATTGTTAAAACAGTTTGTACAGTTAGTTAAAAACAAGAAACTCGGGTGA
- the LOC108264258 gene encoding uncharacterized protein LOC108264258 isoform X1: MSKRCGENSCNLGAAIKFRRCDDDGLCTFEQRCTTETLQGLIRTMEDLNRQQSTTDTLLDLLNIVRSMAEVQTEPLPNSLLDIGSNSLLDSDSNSQQVGCGSDSQSFNPSEPNFGLSEAAIESIVREGGSVGDYTVVPRRRFNGLEIRRRINMRVITAPDLAAYAIFLHDIMSEIVSFSRLLAGDGGLINITLRGPSLPSDVNAVLTPDNDYDLHIFTQQLENIMQSNSDVRADECLDLYVSIARGKHSGAYRKIRDLAHNEVIARNRMNLFCPNNISNNLCFAICLSHFLQPHASCGELESLAASLQKTAGYSVQQKIGFNDITRFERLLHVKIVVFHRTCSGLLEHFTNNDEPHNKTVFLYLHNEHYFLIKNLKAFIGTPYVCEYCSCGFTSRRDHRCKYVCDVCNAPDCHKYAGKTRQCHDCLRYCRSAYCYNAHKQTQTGQQYAQCDVTIYCQKCNRRYHVNGAVPKKHVCPAEHCIHCKAELVNDGVHQCFIQPIKMEPPSDKYIYYDFETQHTDGKHVANFVCAITFKGEEFTAAGTDCIDQLVKKFRQPHYQNYTWVAHNAS, from the coding sequence atgtcaaagcggTGTGGTGAAAACTCGTGTAATCTGGGAGCTGCAATTAAATTTAGAAGATGCGACGACGATGGTCTGTGTACTTTTGAACAGCGTTGCACCACAGAGACGTTACAGGGTTTAATTCGGACAATGGAGGATCTGAATAGACAGCAGTCTACCACCGATACTTTGTTGGACTTATTAAACATTGTTAGATCAATGGCTGAGGTTCAAACAGAGCCGCTGCCCAATTCGTTGTTAGACATCGGTTCAAATTCGTTGTTAGACAGCGATTCAAATTCACAGCAGGTGGGGTGCGGGTCGGACAGTCAATCGTTTAATCCCTCGGAACCAAATTTTGGGTTATCCGAAGCAGCTATTGAGTCTATCGTAAGAGAGGGTGGGTCTGTTGGTGATTATACGGTGGTACCGAGACGCAGATTTAATGGATTGGAGATACGGCGTCGTATAAATATGCGTGTGATAACCGCTCCAGACCTGGCAGCGTAcgctatatttctgcatgatatcatgtctgaaatagtgTCGTTTTCCAGACTGCTGGCCGGCGATGGGGGCTTAATCAACATTACCTTGAGAGGCCCTAGTCTACCCTCTGACGTTAACGCTGTCTTGACACCTGATAACGATTACGAtttgcacatattcacacaacaACTAGAGAACATTATGCAAAGTAATTCTGACGTACGGGCTGATGAATGTCTAGATCTGTACGTGTCTATAGCTCGCGGTAAACACAGTGGCGCTTATCGAAAGATACGTGATTTAGCTCATAACGAGGTGATTGCCAGAAACAGAATGAATCTGTTCTGTCCCAACAACATATCTAACAATCTGTGTTTTGCGATCTGTCTGTCCCATTTTCTACAACCGCATGCGTCATGTGGTGAACTCGAGTCGTTAGCAGCGTCTCTACAGAAAACTGCAGGGTATTCGGTACAACAAAAGATAGGGTTTAATGACATCACACGATTTGAACGGttgttacatgttaaaatagtggtgttCCATAGGACATGTTCTGGTCTGTTGGAACACTTTACGAACAATGACGAGCCTCATAATAAGACCGTGTTCTTGTATTTACACAACGAACATTATTTCTTGATTAAGAACCTAAAAGCATTCATCGGTACACCATACGTGTGTGAATACTGTTCTTGTGGTTTTACTAGCCGTAGAGACCACAGGTGTAAATACGTTTGTGATGTATGTAATGCACCTGATTGTCATAAATACGCTGGCAAAACGAGGCAATGTCACGATTGTTTGCGGTACTGCAGATCAGCCTACTGTTACAAcgcacataaacaaacacaaacaggacAACAGTACGCTCAGTGTGATGTCACTATATACTGTCAAAAATGTAATAGGCGATATCACGTCAACGGAGCAGTACCAAAAAAACATGTGTGCCCTGCAGAACACTGTATCCATTGTAAAGCTGAATTGGTTAATGACGGAGTACACCAATGTTTCATACAACCGATAAAAATGGAACCACCTAGcgacaaatacatttattatgattttgaGACACAACACACGGACGGTAAACACGTAGCAAATTTCGTATGCGCCATTACATTTAAAGGGGAAGAGTTCACAGCCGCTGGTACAGACTGTATAGATCaacttgttaaaaagtttagacaGCCTCATTATCAGAATTACACATGGGTTGCACACAACGCTTCATGA